The DNA window GCAGGGCTCGGCTTCTCTCCTCATGTGGCTGTCAGGTGAGTCTCAGTGGGTACAGGTAGGTATGCAGGCAGACTGACCTCTGACAGTCAGATGATGGCGGGCCAAGGGAAGTGTGTACAGTTTGTAACCCTACCCCGAGGAGCTTTCTTCCCCCCTTTCTGGTCTTCCACACCAGTATTTGTGTCCTTGTGGAGAGTCACAGAGAATGATATGGATAATTCTTCCAATTATTTCACCAGAATACTATGTATCAGTGAtgtataaataacaataaagctGAATTAATTGTTGTAACCTGGGATGTGACTGAATTTGTGatgtttcattttctgtttttacctatatatttttatttagccTTTTACACGTGTTAAATCCTCTCAGGTTGTGATAAAGGGCGAGGGACAGTGGCCTAATAGAATTGGCAACTAATCAGTGGTTTAGCTTGCAACTACTTGCAGTATGTACATTTGTAACCCTGCAGTTCCAGGTATatggaaaaacacttttgcagtgttcagttaaaataaattgatacatttttaaatagccaatagaaattgtttaattaaatgttgCTTTATAAAACTCAAAACAAGATCAGTACATTTGCCAATTAATAATTCAGCTGTTCAGATTTGGAAGGAGTCTGGCAAATCAAactcctgctgctgcactgtaggttggatttcatttcattcttgAGTGATACGCTGCTTACAcaactttaaattatttaatggaGCAGCTGTCTTTGaattaaagaaacatttatgaaatgcaAACTAAATGTTTAAGCAGGAAACAAATGGATTGTGAGATATAATATGATGCGagtgcatttatttatgtgcATGTCTatcaaaaagtaacatttagcctttttaaaaattccatttaatatttttattttaaaattcagttaaagacaaaacacaaaattgaattattaatagGCAAATGGAATTATAATTGTATTATGGTTATGTGtcctttttaaatgcaaatgtatcTAATCAATTCATAAtagcttttttaaattgatatgtTTATTAATTGATATTGATCACGAACCATTTGGTTCGTGTAGCAGATGTTTTGTCTCAGCCATTACAAAGGAGCTCTGCTACTTTGTACCTGAACGTGGTTTGAAGCTTAGATGCAGGAGTCAGAGAAACCGCTCGCTTCAGTGACCTTGAaaggacctttttttttttttttattttgtagctgCAACCTGCAGCTCTATAGCTCGAGCTTGGTCCACAAAAATGTTCCCACCCTTTGGCGGCCAGTTGAGCCCACTATACTTGTGGGGTCCTGACAGCTTTGTGGGGCCAAAATGCTGGACTCTACAAGtttaaagggctgtttgagggttaGGTCCTTGAATTATATGTTGGAGCGTGGGGACCCTGCTATGGTCACTGGCCAACTGCtacatttattgtattatagtttgaaaaaaatctaattaaaaccTCTTCAGTGTCAATAGCCAAACAGATATAAAAAAAGCTGCAGCAAAAGCCTAATACCAAACTAACTCTTGCAATCTCAACAGTTCATCATGTTCCAGTGTATTTCTTTTGGATTTCATTGCTAAAGCACAGCAGAGTAACTTAATCCAGTCTGTTGAGTGCTAAACTGTGATAGGCAGGATGATAAACTCCATTCAAACAGAAATCCTTCAGCTGTGAGTGAGCTCCATCTAATGGTCGTATTTGTTAGTGTGGGTTCCAGTAGGGTTAAAACGTAATTTACTGTTACTAGCTGGTATATTAATTTACTGTCCCAGGGGTCCATTCAGGGCTCAGTATAATAGACTATTGTCAGATatttaatcaataaatataaCTGTGTAATTATACCAATTATCCAAAGAAGTCTGCTGTAATAAGACAGGAAAACTGAAAAACTATGATGTATGATTTATTTAACGGCCCATCGAGCCCACCGCAGGAACAGGTAAACACAACAGTGCGGGAAGCTGTGGTAAATTACAGCTCAGGAGTTCCTAGTCTGTGTCAGCTCAGGACACACAACACCTGAGCATCATCCACTGACTTGGTCCTGATATGAGCATCGTTCCTTTCGATCTCAGGTAACCCAAACGTCCCCCAGGGAGCATGCTGTGTCAGCTCTTTACTGACATCCAGCAGGACTAAAATGTGTTACAAAAAGTCCCTTCTCACAATATGTAAAGAGCAATAATAACAGGAAGGCAGGAAACTATCATTACAGGAAAGAatgtatgtgacaaataaagtACCGCAGACGTTTTCCCAAGCAACATAAGACAATCGTTTTgacagtttgctgttttatgaCATCACATCTTCAGTGCTTCAGGTTTAAAATTAGGGATTCTTGCGATAAAATATATCACTTCAGGACGTTTCTCTTATTAAATACAGCCCAAATTAGCTCAACAGGAAAATCTACAGCAGAAAAGTGTCTCTAATGCTAAATCcatcattattataaaatgcaGATGCCATGTTGCACATAGCAGTTCTGTTGGAATGGCAGGAATAATTCCACAATATTGAATATTCAGTGTAATTCAGGGTGTGGGCTAATACGCTGTATGTTGCAATCCTCTAGCATATAGGACATACTGTGTGGGTGAGCACAAACAGGGCTACACCAAGGCACTGTTGCAAACTATGTCCAAATTGAAACAAGGCATTAAGGAGGACATTAAGACAGTGACATCTCCAGTAAGACAGGGGCATATTGTAGAAAGTCCTCAGTAGTAAAATCATAGGTTAAGATGGCAACATTGCCTTTTTCAGGAGGAAGGCAAACCTCGAAACTACTACTTTTGTTTTGCTTCCAATTAAGCCGTAGGTCTGTGAAGACCTTAGGCTGGCTTTGGTCTTTCTGTGTCCGGTTGTAGTGCTCCTCAATACACCAGGTACTTGAGTTCAGAGTAGATGAGTGGAAACATGACTGTGCAGGCTCGGTACAGGATGGCTCCGCTCTTGAAAAAAGCTCGAGGTTTAGTGCTCCACGACTCAGACTTGAAGGTGAAGTAGACTGCGTACAGTGCCACAGCAAAGAAGTGTCCAATAAGCGTCATGGGTTTGGGTGTCAACCTGTTAAAAATCATGATATCATTCATTCAACAACATGTTAAGTCTCTTGTTTCTAATCTTGGcttcaaaggaatagtttgacattttgggaaatacatttatttgctttcttgccgagagcgagatgagaagattgataccactttcatgtctgtagagtaaatatgaagctacagccagcagcaggctagcttagcttagcacaaaatcTGGAAACCGAGGTAGCATTCACTGCTAACTGGTCCCAgttaagaaatatatatataaccccccataaaaccacacgtcatttttacactttactcGGTTTTTGTAGCGagttaacaaacaaaataattagtgagctttatgCTAActttatcttagcataaagtctggaGACAGTGGGGAAACTAGCTGGCtatgtctgaaggtaacaaagtcCACCTAACAACACCTctaaaagctcactaattagcacgtcttgtttgtttaatttgtacaaaaaactGTATATAACAActacaagttgtggttttatgggggttaCGGACTATATCTTCTTCCGGAAGCAGCAACTTcttggagtcttgtcatcaatGGGAGGTTGCCAGCGGAAGAGATATAATgtgtgagcttcagaggtgctggtagacagaatttggacagagccaagccagtctttatgctaagctaagttagccagctGTAGTtacatatttagcgtacagacacgagagtggtatcaatcttctcatattactctcagcaagaaagcaaataagcgtatttccaaaaaCGTAAAACTTTTACCTTAGTTGCTTTCCATCATGCCATAATAGAGAAATTCTGTCTATCCTATGTTATTGTGGAGGACATTATGTAATGCTTACACTGAGAGGAGTCCAATAGGCCCGGAAATGCACTCTCCACCAAGCTTGAAGTACTGGAAGCAGGCTTTTCTCAGGTCATGAAGAGAATCTGGTTAACACAAAACAGGCACATGGACATAATGAGAATCAAAATGaccattaaaggtggggtatgcgataacgaatccaatacacgtctttttgtcaaattcatctctcctcacggtccgctagctgtccgttcagtgtgtgcgctgaaaaaaactctggtgtttgtccaCAACCCTgactctgtaaatgctaaacaaacaaagtggctcagaccgagccacacaacagtattccagccatgatttgtgtgtcaggtaacgttaaatgacttgcccacggacattcagcttcctttctagtttgccaagatacgctgctgttgtgatgttagctatagtagcaggagagttgtgagtatcgctgtctggagctgctgtgctggctctggaaaacatctcgtcctctctggctgttagcttcgcagcagcaactgtagcgacagtttgctaacccacaacctagctaagctaacccacaacctagctaacgttagtaacattacttgctgtgtcgttgtttgctctatatcatttGTCATgctattggatttctccagaactgcataccccacctttaagtgttGTTTGAAATGATTGCAGATTTTGACTTTTGTACTTGTTCAATGCAAAATAACAATAGTGTCTGATcccctgttgttgttttccatgtGTTAGTAGAtgcagaggcaggcagagactCACTGTCGGTGGCTGCAAACAGCTCGTACAGGGCCTGGGCCAACACATTCACCACGAAAGAATGTGATGACTTGCGTTCCCAGTGGAATTTTTTCTTTGCCTattgagaagaagaaaaaaagcagagtGTAATATTGCACACTGGTCTGCAGTCTCTCACCTACAGCAGAGGGAATAACAGGGCAGGTCAAATGTGATGCAGTAGAGGCTCCAAATATAGCTTCTAGTTGCTGTCATAAACAAGATCCATGTTGCAGGggaaaaataatcaatgaaCTTTCCTTCAGGcacttatttttttctgatgttataCATTGTTAATAACAGTTTTAACGTGAAGGTTTGTCACTCCTGCTAAGAATAAGGACTATGAGGAAACTGTGAATTGTTGGCATGAAAATGATTAGGTGTATATTTCCTGTGTTCACCTGCAGCATCGCCCCGTCGTCATACAGCTCCGGGATGTTCTTGAGCAGACTCCTCCAGATGCGAACGTCGTTGAGAGCAACACTCATCCCTCCTCCCGTCAGAGGATGCCTCATGTTGTAAGCATCGCCCAGGAGAAGCACACCTGCAAACGACAGACTGCTGTTTGTCTTGCATCCAAAATACATTActagttgtctttttttcttcctcagcatTTTGTAATCCTCCAATTAGACCCAAACAGGTGGATACATCTAGCCTCGCTCtgccagcacttctaaagctccctaatttattttaaaaatccacaTGTAAAAGctacagtttgttgtttttacactttggtttttgtaggattaaacaaataaaatacctttggacagagctgttTCCATcctctatgctaagctaagcaaaccggctgctggctgtagcgtCACATTTACCGTACAGATGTGAAAATTATATTAATCTTCTCACCTAGCTCTCGGTAATAAGCGAATaggagtatttcccaaaatgactattattatagtattattctatcaggtaaaaaaaaaaaaaataggattttTGAATTTATCCATAAAACAAAGtactaatacattttcaaaacactttGGAAAGAGCATACATTTACAGcaatttttaattaaactatTAGGAAAGCTATTTGTGGTGTTTCATCATGCAGTAATGACCAAAGCGAAGCACTACTTTCCAGTCATACTGTATACAAGCTGAAATCAGCTCAATAGTTTCCctcaataacaacaacacagcagtcAATAACACTTCAGTACCTGGCTTGTTgacaggggagggagggaggaagctGGCAGGCATGGACCTGAGTCGATCGTTCTGCAGCGCCACCATGAAAGGCTCCTTTAAATGCTctgaaggaaagagagaaagagagagcgcaGGCGGTCCCATCACTCAGCTGGCTCTGTGGATGGAAACCCAAAGGTGCGTGCTGGGCCTCTTCTTTTGGTGTCTGAATGTACATTTATCAATGTATCAGTGTGACTGACTCCCCCGTTTCAGCTGGACCTCTGTCATGGTTACCGGAGCTGGTGCTTTGATATTATGGCTTTGATATTTCAGCTGAATAGCAGAGTGCACCATGAATGTCAAATCCTGGATAGCAGTCTGGATATATTCCTACCTACCACGACGTCTGGCATCATTGCTTTATGAAAACCTTATTGTCGATCATTCATCACTCATCCTCAGGCCAAACGTCacttttaattagttattattatattaaaataaaagcattttcaaaatgaagctGTATCTCATCCATCTTTTACCTGGCAGCTGTGGGTGTATCTTCTCAGCCATGTACTCTGAGAGGTTGCGAGGCATCTCCCCCCTGATGTCCACGAGCACTCTGGTGTGTGAGGAGGAGACCTGGTAGATGAGCACCGGGCTCGGGTTGGCCAGCACCAGCTCTGCATAGTTGGCTTTAAACTGGGGACAGTCCTGGAGAGAAGCACAGTGATAACTCAAAACTCAAAATGAAGATTATAGTAACATAAATCCTGAGCCACTGTTGTCCTGATTCCAGCTGAGTTTACAGAGTGACTGACTGGATTGAAAACATCTTGTTTCAATCAATATTTAGAGACTTCTTATTTCACTCAATACATTGATGAatcattttgtatgtaaaatagtgaaaaatgcccgttataagttcccagagcccaaggtggcaTCTCCatatgataaagaaaacagaatattaggaaagtttcacatttgaaaagctgaaaccagacaatgtttggtatttttgcttgaaaaatgactgaaacaattcatcagttatcaaaatagttgctgattaattttctgtccatcgaCTAATCGATTGATGGACTAATTGTCTCAGCTCTAGAACAATTTAAAGTATTTTCAGTGTATTCAGTGCAGTGTGATAATAGCAACGACACTGTATTGCTCTTGCTACCTTCATAAGGCATCCAACAAAGTGAGAGGAGATGTGAGCTTTCCCAGAGACCAGACTCTTTCTGAATCTGGAGAAACAGCCATCGGCCACCACAGTCAGTGCTGCATGGACTTCCTACAGGACACAGGTTCAGTCAtcactatatacagtatttctttccAGAAGGAGAGGGGGAGTTGGAAAGTGGAATATACAGTTCTACATGCACAGCAGAGTTTTCTCTTCTCACCTTGATGTCTCCAGTTTCTTTATCCTTGTACTGGAGACCGGTTACACAGCCGTCCTCTTCCTGCAAACTGGTCACGGTGCCTTCTATGAATGTGACACTGGGGGGCGCAATCAGACAGTTAGAGACATCACTTCCACGTGCCAGTATAGCATAGGCAAcgtgaaaagaaacaaaatactgaaacaaaatggtcaaaatgCTAAATTTTGATTGTTAAGCAAGAGCTATTGAGGCTTTTCAGTAAACCATCATTTGcttttgttaaaatatattattactgtatatatgaaCCAACTGCTGATAATTATGTAAATTGTCCTCTAcatataaataagaataaataaataaatagaataaatcTGAAATATATACTATTAAACTACCTGAAAAGTAAAATCtggtaaaacaaaatgtgataagACTTTACATCTCCATCCATTGAGTGTTGTGAAGGTCAGTTGGATCCATTTATCGAATAACCCAATGAATTGTTTGAACACATGTGAGAAAGGAAATAAGCCCAATTTGGACAATGTTTTGAGGTCAAAAGTGAGGAAATATCTTACGTAGATTTCACATGAGCAAACCTGATACTCAGTAGTTTCACTAGTAATGTAGAACATGAAAGTTCATTTATGAACTTGGAAATAGCTACAATAGTTTGGCCAAAAGAAAAGAATTCTTAACTCAGTCTACCTACTAGCTTTTTATGGAGCTTAGATGATGACTAAATGTGCAGTTGAAAGCTTCAAGTGGATCTTGAGTTGAAATCATACTCCTGTTCCTTCTAACCGTCGGAGCTGTCAAAAACAATGTCATCCAATCAGCCAGTTGGGATAGGAACTCTTTATTTTATGACTTTGCTCACTTTGGCTCAGACAGGGCGGCTCTCCTCAGGCCCATGATGAATCGACCGTGATGGAAAGCGAGTCCACACTGGATGCTTTCCTCCGCCTGAGGGTAGGGGATCTCCACCTCtgtgctgctctctgtgtcaTGGAGCACATAGCCGTTCACCAGATGGGCATCCAGACCCTGCACTGAACCTGAGGGCAAACACACGCAACAGGTTACAGTTTCACAGCACACATTCATTATTCACTCAGTCTGCTCctgtttacatacagtatgtgggatTTAATGCATAAAGACAAACCGGAACACAGGTTCAAAGCTACTATTGGAACTGGAAGATTTAGTCTAACTTGATGTCTAACATGACCCTTGTACCTATTGcttttactcattttaaaagTCTGCCTGTTCAGCCCTTAAATCCAATTTAATATAAGAAAAATCCATTAAAGTGAGCAGATTTAACCCATTTACAAACAGTTTCCCCCTCAAGGTGCTTTTAGGGTTGGGAAAATCATCTTTTTGCATACTGTCTGACAGTCATACATATGCTGCATCAGCTTGTTCCAGCTATCTGATATGATGACCGAGTGAAACATTTAAACCCATGACTCCATATTGTTTATGGCTGCACCcttccatcaaatggaaagaTTCTGGatgtattttacataatttaataCACACTTCCCCCAAATTCATCATCACATATTTGGTATTTTCAGAAACTTTGTGATAGCCATCAGAGTTGAATATAAAGTTAATATAAATTTTAACAATGTTTGGCTACGCACTTGTAATGGCTGGCACACCAACGGGTTAGTGAGGTTTAAAAGGGTTCATTAAAACCAATATTTTCAAGCAtgatttctaatgtttttttaatgttttacaaagAAATTGCACCTGGCAGgatgggtttgttttttttaaaaaggatactgcaaaaataattcagaaaataaattcCTATATAAAAGGAATATTACTATAGTATTaaaggggatttttttttaatgtaatcacTGTAAAGCCCATACTGATTACCTCAGACATATTGTA is part of the Siniperca chuatsi isolate FFG_IHB_CAS linkage group LG9, ASM2008510v1, whole genome shotgun sequence genome and encodes:
- the sqlea gene encoding squalene monooxygenase gives rise to the protein MWTFLGIASFTYLYKKSSTDLTLAHREFVMAAALFLTVGLLLSYIRYFHGQKLRVSQVFHLPLSLLSFLPVINHLIPQTSTQRSEKAENNSKKSRRTRKRVDIDSSASQSASASGSSVAPEPDVVIVGAGVLGSAMAAVLARDGRRVTVVERDLKEPDRIVGELLQPGGYRALKELGLEGSVQGLDAHLVNGYVLHDTESSTEVEIPYPQAEESIQCGLAFHHGRFIMGLRRAALSEPNVTFIEGTVTSLQEEDGCVTGLQYKDKETGDIKEVHAALTVVADGCFSRFRKSLVSGKAHISSHFVGCLMKDCPQFKANYAELVLANPSPVLIYQVSSSHTRVLVDIRGEMPRNLSEYMAEKIHPQLPEHLKEPFMVALQNDRLRSMPASFLPPSPVNKPGVLLLGDAYNMRHPLTGGGMSVALNDVRIWRSLLKNIPELYDDGAMLQAKKKFHWERKSSHSFVVNVLAQALYELFAATDNSLHDLRKACFQYFKLGGECISGPIGLLSVLTPKPMTLIGHFFAVALYAVYFTFKSESWSTKPRAFFKSGAILYRACTVMFPLIYSELKYLVY